One region of Parambassis ranga chromosome 12, fParRan2.1, whole genome shotgun sequence genomic DNA includes:
- the xrcc4 gene encoding DNA repair protein XRCC4 → MLAGAAAALGESHSKHLIPVQKPDRPDLPDPHRPTRHAAGMHTSVREIHVSAEPDSSYFLRVDWEGRGLGSGFQLLLTDGQDAWRGEVSAEDVCGEAEELEMQVERYIQDLQQALTESAASYSFTLTPHPPEQGSSVALTYEKMQKDISFRLGCVRLRSAPEPTEAVRELLTHSLQRGDGLQRHNQDLQDQNQRLRREQQRITAELKRYAGGKEALEAELYSRFVLILNEKKAKIRSLQEAVTELQERRSSDRQKKEESDQTAGQDEEYGGSTDEEPPETQPTPASTVPPQKSTTPSPLDDSLSDITDVAPCRKRRFRHLVAAEPAVKKQIPEASQQKKRSDSPAGSSQTPRRSADASAAEDLFDDF, encoded by the exons ATGCTAGCcggtgctgctgcagctttaggAGAATCACACAGCAAACATCTGATTCCCGTCCAGAAGCCGGACCGCCCGGACCTCCCGgacccacacagacccaccagACACGCTGCAG ggaTGCACACATCAGTGCGTGAGATCCACGTATCTGCAGAGCCTGACTCCTCCTACTTCCTGCGTGTAGACTGGGAGGGGCGGGGCCTAGGGTCAGGCTTCCAGTTGCTGTTGACTGACGGACAGGATGCGTGGAGAGGAGAAG TGAGTGCGGAGGACGTGTGCGGCGAGGCGGAGGAGCTGGAGATGCAGGTGGAGAGGTACATCCAGGACCTCCAGCAGGCACTAACAGAGAGCGCCGCCTCCTACAGCTTCACCCTGACGCCGCATCCACCGGAGCAGGGCTCCAGTGTGGCGCTGACGTACGAGAAGATGCAGAAGGACATCTCA TTCCGGCTGGGCTGCGTCCGGCTGAGGTCGGCGCCGGAGCCGACGGAGGCGGTGAGAGAGTTACTGACTcacagcctgcagagaggagacgGTCTGCAGCGCCACAACCAGGACCTGcaggaccagaaccagaggcTGAGACGAGAACAGCAGCGCATCACtgcaga GCTGAAGCGTTACGCTGGTGGTAAAGAGGCCCTGGAGGCGGAGCTGTACTCCCGCTTTGTCCTGATCCTGAACGAGAAGAAGGCCAAGATCCGCAGTCTGCAGGAAGCcgtcacagagctgcaggaacgGAG gagctctgacagacagaagaaggaggagTCAGACCAAACAGCAGGTCAGGACGAAGAGTATGGAGGCAGCACTGACGAAGAGCCGCCGGAGACGCAGCCGACTCCAGCTTCCACTGTACCGCCCCAAA AGTCCACCACTCCAAGCCCATTGGACGACAGcctgagtgacatcacagacgtGGCCCCCTGTCGGAAGCGGCGCTTCCGTCACCTCGTGGCCGCGGAGCCCGCGGTGAAGAAGCAGATCCCAGAGGCCTCgcagcagaagaagag gagcGACTCCCCTGCAGGATCCAGTCAGACCCCTCGGCGCTCTGCGGATGCGTCAGCGGCGGAGGACCTGTTTGATGACTTCTGA
- the zcchc9 gene encoding LOW QUALITY PROTEIN: zinc finger CCHC domain-containing protein 9 (The sequence of the model RefSeq protein was modified relative to this genomic sequence to represent the inferred CDS: inserted 1 base in 1 codon; substituted 1 base at 1 genomic stop codon) — MTRWARANNIHKHKAAEATPWSQLRAGGRGGGGGGGRGRGRGAAAQRDPLRKTQAGGSAVKKPNRKKKEYMDEDVNGFMEYLQQSGQSLPAGGGRGGGAREGEQELREEVETALKKDXRREDRRVKRQAYQKNNMLVXLQEPGHGLADCPEADRDEEMGRGICYRCGSTEHEIQKCRSKVDPALGEYPYAKCFICGQTGHLSRSCPDNPKGLYAQGGCCRVCGSVEHFQKDCPEHQAATNSMTVGWMSNNMSADHEEVHVPVKKVTPKQTKVVKF, encoded by the exons ATGACGAGGTGGGCGAGAGCCAATaacatccacaaacacaaagcagccgAGGCCACTCCATGGAGTCAGCTgagagcaggagggagaggaggaggaggaggaggaggaagaggaagaggaagaggagcagcagctcagagggaCCCTCTGAGGAAGACCCAGGCCGGTGGCTCTGCTGTGAAGAAACCCAACCGTAAGAAGAAGGAGTACATGGACGAGGACGTGAACGGCTTCATGGAGTATCTGCAGCAGAGCGGACAGTCACtgccagcaggaggaggaagaggaggaggagcaaggGAGGGCGAGCAGGAGCTCAGGGAGGAGGTGGAAACGGCTCTgaagaaag agaggagggaggacagaAGGGTGAAGAGGCAGGCATACCAGAAGAACAACATG CTTGTTTAACTGCAGGAGCCCGGTCATGGGCTGGCAGACTGTCCAGAGGCCGACAGAGACGAGGAGATGGGTCGAGGCATTTGTTACCGCTGCGGCTCCACCGAACATGAAATCCAGAAATGCAGATCCAAAGTGGACCCTGCTCTGG GTGAATACCCGTATGCAAAGTGCTTCATCTGCGGTCAGACTGGACACCTGTCCCGCTCCTGCCCGGATAATCCCAAAGGACTTTATGCACAAG GAGGCTGCTGTCGTGTTTGTGGCTCAGTGGAACATTTTCAGAAGGACTGTCCGGAGCACCAGGCTGCCA CGAACTCTATGACTGTCGGCTGGATGTCCAACAACATGAGCGCAGACCACGAGGAAGTCCATGTGCCGGTGAAGAAAGTCACACCCAAGCAGACTAAAGTGGTGAAGTTCTGA